In the genome of Ananas comosus cultivar F153 linkage group 11, ASM154086v1, whole genome shotgun sequence, one region contains:
- the LOC109716986 gene encoding myb-related protein Hv33-like isoform X1: MSIEVSREAKPAIRNKSMRHDSRCLRQQKLRKGLWSPEEDEKLYNHISRFGVGSWSSVANLAGLQRCGKSCRLRWINYLRPDLKRGSFSQQEEDLIISLHGILGNRWSQIASQLPGRTDNEIKNFWNSCLKKKLVQQGVDPATHMPLNETLGSREGKLEPNNSNNVGSSAHLAATAVFDPFPFGAISDQSASNLTIYSQLENSQICDFNSAIDISENYGYGKSSSDSSSWNCNVGSEMNNALNWAASDIRREETFEYNVENGEDYNGYPIGSLSRHLSENCFELSQGELASEFDVGLF; encoded by the exons ATGTCTATTGAAGTATCCCGCGAAGCGAAACCGGCGATTCGCAACAAATCAATGAGGCACGATTCGCGCTGTCTCAGGCAGCAGAAGCTGAGGAAGGGCTTGTGGTCTCCTGAAGAGGATGAGAAGCTCTACAACCACATCAGTAGATTTGGTGTTGGCAGTTGGAGCTCTGTTGCAAACCTAGCAG ggTTGCAGAGATGCGGAAAGAGTTGCAGATTGCGGTGGATCAATTACTTGAGGCCTGATCTCAAGAGGGGAAGCTTCTCTCAGCAGGAAGAGGATCTGATTATTAGTTTGCATGGAATCTTAGGCAACAG ATGGTCTCAGATTGCATCTCAATTGCCCGGCAGAACAGATAATGAGATCAAGAACTTCTGGAACTCGTGCTTGAAAAAGAAACTCGTGCAGCAGGGAGTCGATCCGGCGACCCACATGCCACTAAATGAGACTCTAGGATCTCGAGAAGGGAAGCTCGAACCGAACAATTCGAACAATGTCGGTTCTTCAGCGCATTTAGCAGCAACTGCAGTGTTTGATCCCTTCCCTTTCGGCGCAATCAGCGATCAATCAGCGAGCAATTTGACCATTTACAGCCAGTTAGAGAACTCGCAGATTTGCGATTTTAATAGTGCGATCGATATTTCAGAAAACTACGGATACGGTAAGAGTTCAAGTGACAGCAGTAGCTGGAACTGCAATGTGGGCTCAGAGATGAACAATGCACTAAACTGGGCTGCTTCTGATATCAGAAGGGAGGAGACATTCGAATACAATGTAGAGAATGGAGAAGATTACAATGGCTATCCGATAGGATCGCTTTCTCGACATCTTTCAGAGAACTGTTTTGAATTGTCGCAAGGGGAGTTGGCGAGTGAGTTTGATGTAGGCCTCTTTTGA
- the LOC109716986 gene encoding myb-related protein Hv33-like isoform X2, with product MRHDSRCLRQQKLRKGLWSPEEDEKLYNHISRFGVGSWSSVANLAGLQRCGKSCRLRWINYLRPDLKRGSFSQQEEDLIISLHGILGNRWSQIASQLPGRTDNEIKNFWNSCLKKKLVQQGVDPATHMPLNETLGSREGKLEPNNSNNVGSSAHLAATAVFDPFPFGAISDQSASNLTIYSQLENSQICDFNSAIDISENYGYGKSSSDSSSWNCNVGSEMNNALNWAASDIRREETFEYNVENGEDYNGYPIGSLSRHLSENCFELSQGELASEFDVGLF from the exons ATGAGGCACGATTCGCGCTGTCTCAGGCAGCAGAAGCTGAGGAAGGGCTTGTGGTCTCCTGAAGAGGATGAGAAGCTCTACAACCACATCAGTAGATTTGGTGTTGGCAGTTGGAGCTCTGTTGCAAACCTAGCAG ggTTGCAGAGATGCGGAAAGAGTTGCAGATTGCGGTGGATCAATTACTTGAGGCCTGATCTCAAGAGGGGAAGCTTCTCTCAGCAGGAAGAGGATCTGATTATTAGTTTGCATGGAATCTTAGGCAACAG ATGGTCTCAGATTGCATCTCAATTGCCCGGCAGAACAGATAATGAGATCAAGAACTTCTGGAACTCGTGCTTGAAAAAGAAACTCGTGCAGCAGGGAGTCGATCCGGCGACCCACATGCCACTAAATGAGACTCTAGGATCTCGAGAAGGGAAGCTCGAACCGAACAATTCGAACAATGTCGGTTCTTCAGCGCATTTAGCAGCAACTGCAGTGTTTGATCCCTTCCCTTTCGGCGCAATCAGCGATCAATCAGCGAGCAATTTGACCATTTACAGCCAGTTAGAGAACTCGCAGATTTGCGATTTTAATAGTGCGATCGATATTTCAGAAAACTACGGATACGGTAAGAGTTCAAGTGACAGCAGTAGCTGGAACTGCAATGTGGGCTCAGAGATGAACAATGCACTAAACTGGGCTGCTTCTGATATCAGAAGGGAGGAGACATTCGAATACAATGTAGAGAATGGAGAAGATTACAATGGCTATCCGATAGGATCGCTTTCTCGACATCTTTCAGAGAACTGTTTTGAATTGTCGCAAGGGGAGTTGGCGAGTGAGTTTGATGTAGGCCTCTTTTGA
- the LOC109717019 gene encoding peroxidase 72-like, translated as MATLKNFLVMFIFVIVLSSISLASATNGGYLYPQFYDRTCPKAQEIVRSIVAKAHAQDPRMAASLLRLHFHDCFVKGCDASILLDNSGMIISEKRSNPNKNSVRGFEVVDEIKYALERECPETVSCADILALAARDSTVLTGGPSWEVPLGRRDSLGASLSGSNNNIPAPNNTLPTIITKFKLQHLDLVDLVALSGGHTIGDARCTSFRQRLYNQSGNGLPDATLSEGYAAELRARCPRSGGDQTLFFLDPLTPLEFDNLYFKSLLTGHGLLSSDELLVTQSAATRALVEKFAASNKAFFEQFAKSVVKMGNISPLTGPTRGEIRTNCRKINGEHY; from the exons ATGGCTACTTTGAAGAATTTTCTAGTGATGTTCATCTTTGTTATTGTCCTCTCTTCGATCTCCTTGGCCTCGGCGACGAATGGCGGGTATTTATACCCACAATTTTACGACCGAACATGCCCGAAGGCTCAAGAGATTGTGAGGAGCATCGTCGCGAAAGCGCATGCTCAGGATCCACGCATGGCTGCGTCGTTGCTTCGCCTGCACTTCCACGATTGCTTTGTCAAG GGTTGTGATGCATCAATTTTACTCGACAACAGCGGGATGATCATAAGCGAGAAGCGATCGAACCCGAACAAGAACTCCGTGAGGGGCTTCGAGGTTGTCGACGAGATCAAATACGCATTGGAGAGGGAATGCCCGGAAACCGTCTCCTGCGCCGACATCCTCGCTCTCGCTGCAAGGGACTCTACAGTCTTG actGGTGGGCCCAGCTGGGAGGTTCCTTTGGGGAGGAGGGATTCATTGGGTGCAAGCCTGAGTGGATCCAACAACAACATTCCTGCTCCTAACAACACCCTCCCTACCATCATCACCAAGTTCAAGCTCCAACACCTCGACCTCGTCGATCTCGTCGCCTTATCCG GCGGCCACACGATCGGCGACGCGCGGTGCACGAGCTTCCGCCAGCGGCTCTACAACCAATCTGGCAACGGCCTGCCGGACGCCACCCTGAGCGAGGGCTATGCGGCAGAGCTCCGCGCCCGGTGCCCGCGCTCCGGCGGCGACCAGACCCTCTTCTTCCTCGACCCCCTCACTCCGCTCGAGTTCGACAACCTCTACTTCAAGAGCCTGCTCACCGGCCACGGCCTCCTCAGCTCCGACGAGCTCCTCGTCACGCAGAGCGCGGCCACGAGAGCGCTCGTCGAGAAGTTCGCGGCGAGCAACAAGGCGTTCTTCGAGCAATTCGCGAAGTCGGTGGTGAAGATGGGGAACATTTCGCCGCTGACGGGGCCGACGAGGGGCGAGATTCGGACGAATTGCAGGAAGATCAACGGCGAGCATTACTAG
- the LOC109717427 gene encoding disease resistance protein RGA2-like, with product MALACIAESVASAVIENLLTTCSSYLEACPSAGGMQDDLERLQYALPQVQAVLTAVEEGAPVTPQNKALDTWLWQLRDAVECAEDVLDELEYDELEKAIRDRDGEVRGILSKCKRKFDSFVNCIYSDGTLKRLREAVKGLDRVVAGMGPLLQLVNGLYGPGVKRQKPEEVRNARETSSLLTESEVLGRDEERDLIVEWLIEPGDADVSAFTIVGMGGLGKTTLAQLVYRDERVQEYFDPIMWVCVSQNFDAAAITKKMLEGASSDSLGDKSLNALHYILKQKISSKRFLLMLDDVWNDDKTMEWEKLVAPFKFGQRGSKILLTTRMGSVADMVAKVMQCKRESLNLNGLEESDYMSLFNKHAFLGMNPDDYKNLQPIGKQIAKKLGGCPLAIKVMGGLLNFSMDYDYWKRILKEDIMNLRQGKDCIMTVLRLSYDHLPTNLQVCFRYCSIFPQDYMFKKKTLVDMWMSSGLIPQSICGEQRPEDIGKEYLDLLTRKSFFICQSTDLLYKISKRYVMHNLLHDLAQSVSLGECIRIGGDVVRNTIPRTVRHLSIENIHLLSIKEISNLKNMRTLVLSIEEDHENDANYLLMFNEVVERFKKLRLLSMHVNFNFYKMPNALNSLIHLRYLSLSEGMVTNESLMDFFHPNLCRLYHLQFLKFLTHKISTDVIEYDGLTNLVNLRSLDVPYGVIENIPYVSKLPFICKLKDFFVREKSGYKIGELRKLRDLRHLCIRELENVRSSEEAMEAKLNEKEYLKSLSLQWSSDRSNTAEADEQLLDNLCPHINLKKLCIKDYQGIKSPCWITDLSLINLTSIELIDCKGWEHFPPLQGLPSLNRLYLSGLDLVKQIGCSFYRSGGGCGFPSLRHLFLLDMPNLEEWIEIDDGCMFPHLQTMEIRRCPNLRGLPALPHSLRDLCLFDVGLTALPAINQHCGNNNQQECFQACESLVIEQCEKLEHLPLEFFRKFNILKYLCIEKCPKLTKHGISDIQLPSILNQLTVGSCGDLEASLLWSANLTSLTQLELLDCASITSIPPAQVCARWTMLSHLEIRNCAELSSFGGIQALVSLRSLEIRGCDKLIAVSLRQPPFPNDVGQKNAMDCFLKLGELSIDHHMLLLMDPLRSLSYISRLTLSDNSQLTTLPDKWLLQNHAALKNLSITNACSLQSLPQSMTKLCSLEILEVWNANLIQSLPDLPTSLCTLYIIECHPALKERCQKNTGLDWPKIANIPNVAIY from the exons ATGGCCTTAGCTTGCATAGCCGAATCGGTGGCGTCGGCGGTCATCGAGAATCTCCTTACCACTTGCTCGTCCTACCTCGAGGCGTGCCCGTCGGCCGGCGGCATGCAGGACGATCTCGAACGGCTGCAGTACGCCCTTCCGCAGGTCCAGGCAGTCTTGACTGCAGTCGAGGAGGGAGCGCCGGTCACGCCGCAGAACAAGGCGCTGGATACGTGGCTGTGGCAGCTCAGAGATGCTGTGGAGTGCGCGGAGGACGTGCTCGACGAGCTGGAGTACGACGAGCTGGAGAAGGCGATACGGGATCGAGATGGCGAGGTGCGTGGCATTCTCTCTAAATGCAAGAGAAAGTTTGACAGTTTCGTTAATTGCATATATAGTGATGGCACACTGAAAAGGTTGAGGGAAGCCGTCAAGGGGTTGGATCGGGTCGTTGCCGGTATGGGGCCACTCCTTCAACTTGTCAATGGGTTATATGGCCCTGGTGTTAAGCGTCAGAAGCCCGAGGAAGTCAGGAATGCTCGCGAGACTAGCTCCTTGTTAACCGAAAGTGAGGTGCTCGGACGAGACGAGGAGAGGGACCTGATAGTTGAATGGTTGATCGAACCGGGAGATGCCGATGTTTCTGCTTTTACAATTGTTGGTATGGGTGGGCTCGGGAAGACTACTCTTGCTCAACTAGTCTATCGCGATGAAAGAGTGCAAGAGTATTTCGACCCGATTATGTGGGTTTGCGTTTCTCAAAACTTTGATGCAGCTGCGATAACAAAAAAGATGTTAGAAGGTGCAAGTAGTGATAGTCTTGGCGACAAGAGTCTAAATGCACTCCATTATATTCTTAAACAGAAAATTTCGTCGAAGCGCTTTTTGCTCAtgctagatgatgtttggaATGATGATAAAACGATGGAGTGGGAGAAATTAGTTGCTCCTTTCAAATTCGGACAAAGAGGAAGCAAGATCCTGTTAACAACTCGAATGGGTTCAGTTGCAGATATGGTGGCAAAAGTGATGCAATGTAAAAGGGAATCATTAAATCTAAATGGGTTGGAGGAGAGCGACTATATGTCGCTTTTCAATAAGCATGCTTTCCTTGGTATGAATCCTGATGATTATAAAAACTTGCAACCGATTGGTAAGCAAATAGCAAAGAAGCTTGGAGGATGCCCATTGGCAATAAAGGTTATGGGAGGGCTGCTAAACTTCTCCATGGATTATGACTATTGGAAAAGAATTTTGAAAGAAGACATTATGAACTTACGACAAGGAAAGGACTGCATCATGACAGTTTTAAGATTGAGCTACGACCATTTACCCACAAACTTACAGGTTTGCTTCAGATATTGTAGTATATTTCCACAAGATTATATGTTTAAAAAGAAAACGTTGGTCGATATGTGGATGAGTTCAGGTCTGATACCGCAGTCTATTTGTGGAGAACAGAGGCCGGAGGACATTGGAAAGGAGTATTTAGATCTTCTGACTAGAAAATCATTCTTTATTTGCCAATCAACAGATCTTTTGTATAAAATTTCTAAACGTTATGTTATGCACAATCTGCTGCACGACCTAGCACAATCTGTTTCTCTAGGGGAATGCATCAGAATAGGAGGTGATGTAGTGAGAAATACTATTCCACGAACAGTTCGACATTTATCTATTGAAAACATACATCTTCTTTCTATCAAAGAGATCTCCAATCTTAAGAACATGCGCACTCTTGTCTTATCTATTGAAGAGGATCATGAGAATGATGCAAATTATTTACTTATGTTTAATGAGGTTGTGGAAAGATTTAAAAAGTTACGATTATTGAGCATGCACgtgaattttaacttttataaaatGCCCAATGCACTTAATAGCTTGATACACCTCCGCTACCTGTCTCTTTCAGAAGGAATGGTAACGAATGAAAGTCTCATGGACTTCTTTCATCCAAATCTCTGTAGGCTTTATCACCTACAATTCCTGAAGTTCCTGACTCATAAAATCAGTACTGATGTTATTGAATACGATGGTTTGACTAACTTAGTTAACTTGCGTTCATTAGATGTTCCTTATGGTGTGATAGAAAATATTCCTTATGTTAGCAAACTACCCTTCATCtgcaaattaaaagatttttttgtcCGAGAGAAGAGTGGTTACAAAATCGGTGAACTAAGAAAGCTAAGAGATCTTCGTCATCTATGCATTAGAGAACTTGAGAATGTGAGGAGTTCCGAAGAAGCCATGGAGGCCAAGTTGAATGAGAAAGAATATCTCAAATCATTGTCATTGCAATGGTCCAGTGACCGCTCCAATACTGCAGAGGCGGATGAGCAGCTTCTTGATAACCTTTGCCCCCATATCAATCTCAAGAAATTGTGTATTAAAGATTACCAGGGTATTAAATCTCCATGTTGGATAACAGATCTGTCTCTCATCAATTTGACATCCATCGAACTGATTGATTGTAAAGGATGGGAGCACTTCCCACCTCTTCAGGGTCTGCCTTCGCTGAACCGTCTTTATCTGTCGGGATTGGACTTAGTAAAGCAAATAGGTTGTTCATTCTATAGGAGCGGTGGTGGATGTGGCTTTCCATCGTTGAGACACCTATTCTTACTGGACATGCCTAACTTGGAGGAGTGGATCGAAATAGATGATGGGTGCATGTTTCCTCACCTTCAGACTATGGAAATCCGTCGCTGCCCTAATTTGAGGGGATTGCCTGCTCTGCCTCATAGTTTAAGAGACTTGTGTCTTTTTGATGTCGGATTGACTGCTCTTCCAGCGATAAATCAGCATTGCGGAAACAACAAT cAGCAGGAATGTTTTCAGGCTTGTGAAAGCTTAGTCATCGAACAATGTGAGAAGCTTGAACATCTTCCACTAGAGTTTTTTCGTAAATTCAACATCCTAAAATACCTGTGCATAGAAAAGTGCCCGAAGTTGACAAAACATGGGATCTCAGACATCCAACTGCCCTCTATACTCAATCAACTCACTGTTGGATCATGTGGTGACCTTGAGGCGTCATTGCTGTGGTCAGCGAACTTAACCTCTCTTACTCAGTTGGAATTACTTGATTGTGCAAGCATAACATCCATTCCCCCAGCACAAGTGTGTGCACGGTGGACAATGCTTTCCCATTTAGAGATTAGGAACTGTGCAGAACTGTCATCATTTGGTGGAATACAAGCTCTCGTATCCCTCCGTTCTTTAGAAATTAGAGGGTGTGACAAGCTAATTGCAGTTTCCCTGCGTCAGCCTCCATTTCCTAACGATGTTGGCCAAAAGAATGCAATGGACTGCTTTTTAAAGCTTGGTGAACTATCAATTGACCACCACATGCTCCTGCTGATGGACCCATTGAGAAGTCTCTCCTACATCAGCAGGTTGACTCTCTCTGATAATTCGCAACTCACCACCTTACCTGACAAATGGCTACTGCAAAATCATGCTGCCCTCAAAAATTTAAGCATAACGAATGCGTGCTCCCTTCAGTCCCTACCTCAGAGCATGACAAAATTGTGCTCCCTCGAGATTTTGGAAGTATGGAATGCTAACCTCATCCAGTCACTTCCAGATCTTCCTACTTCATTGTGTACTCTATACATCATCGAGTGTCACCCTGCATTGAAGGAGCGATGCCAAAAGAATACAGGCCTTGATTGGCCCAAGATTGCCAACATCCCTAACGTGGCGATTTATTAG
- the LOC109716964 gene encoding putative disease resistance protein RGA4 encodes MALTFIAGSLASAIIGKLVDTCFSYIKAYPALRGVRDELERLQLALPQIQTVLTAVEEAASIAEQNEALDTWLWQLRDAVENAEDVLDELEYYELKKTVRDRDDKVRGIFSKCKKKFDHFVDRKFSKGTLKRLREAVKGLDRVVAGMGPLVQLVAGLYGPSVKRQKLEEIKNARETSSLVIKSEVLGRDKETGLIVEWLIKSRDADVDVSAFTIVGMGGLGKTTLAQLVYCDERVREYFDPIMWVCISQDFDVTVITRKILECVSNENFGDKSLHALHENLKQKLTSNKFLLILDDVWNDDKMTEWEKLVAPLKFGQRGSKILLTTRMGSVANMAAKVMKCKRQSLNLNELEESDYMSLFNKHAFLGVNPDYYRNLQPIGEHIAKKLGGCPLAIKVMGGMLNSYMDYEYWKKILEEDIMKLQQGKDGIMTVLRLSYDHLPTNLQLCFRYCSLFPQDHMFKRNKLVNMWLGSGLIPQSICGRQRPEDIGNEYLNLLTKKSFFTCKTSDNGLKITKEYFMHDLLHDLTQSVSLGECIRVGGDVAGITIPRTVRHLSVETVNLLSIREISNLKNVRTLVISVREDNKHNADHALEFFEVIKGFKKLRLLILDVKFDPHKLPDALSSLIHLRYLSLSLWKIMSGSIVYDGLTNLVNLRSLDVSDDVIQNIPYISKLPFIDKLQNFIVREESGYKIGELKNLRDLCHLCIRGLENVRTSEEAIEAKLNEKEYLKSLSLEWSADHSNSAEADEQLLNNLCPHINLKKMRIKQYQGAKSPCWMTNLSLVNLTSIELIDCKGWEHLPPLGQFSLLQYLRLSRLHAIKQIDCSFIKSIIKSSSGYAFPSLKELLLWDMPNLEEWIGVDDACMFPQLHYMDITNCPNLREIPTLPYSLRRLQISNVGLTALPTINQDYANNNQQEHFQALEKLVIKQCEKLEYVPPEFFGKFKAIKLLHIVNCPKLTKRGISDIQLPSILNHLTIGSCGDLEAPLLWSADLTSLTKLKLVNCASITSLPPAQVCARWTMLSSLVIKNCKELSSFGGIPALVSLRSLEIRGCDKLIDVALLLQPPFPNDVGQKRNAVVDCFLKNGRLSIDHHALLLMEPLRSLSSISHFTFSNASQLTSLPEEWLLQNHAALKFLRIWNASSLQSLPQSMTKLCSLECLEVLNANLIQSLPGLPTSLRTLLIYGCHPVLEERCHENIGLDWPKIAHIPCKIIK; translated from the exons ATGGCTTTAACTTTCATAGCCGGATCGTTGGCGTCGGCGATCATCGGGAAGCTCGTTGATACATGCTTTTCCTACATCAAAGCTTACCCGGCGCTGCGAGGCGTGCGGGACGAGCTGGAAAGGCTGCAGCTGGCCCTTCCGCAGATCCAGACAGTCTTGACTGCCGTAGAGGAGGCGGCGTCGATTGCAGAGCAGAACGAGGCGCTGGATACGTGGCTGTGGCAGCTCAGAGATGCTGTGGAGAACGCGGAGGACGTGCTCGACGAGCTGGAGTACTACGAGCTGAAGAAGACTGTACGAGATCGAGATGACAAGGTGCGTGGCATTTTCTCTAAATGCAAGAAAAAGTTTGACCATTTTGTTGATCGTAAATTTAGCAAAGGCACATTGAAGCGGTTGAGGGAGGCCGTCAAGGGGTTAGATAGGGTCGTTGCCGGCATGGGGCCACTAGTTCAACTTGTTGCTGGGTTATATGGTCCTAGTGTTAAGCGTCAAAAGCTCGAGGAAATCAAGAATGCTCGCGAGACTAGCTCCTTGGTAATCAAAAGTGAGGTGCTCGGACGAGACAAGGAGACAGGCCTGATAGTCGAATGGCTGATCAAATCGAGAGATGCCGATGTTGATGTCTCCGCTTTTACAATTGTTGGTATGGGTGGGCTCGGGAAGACTACTCTTGCTCAACTAGTCTATTGCGACGAAAGGGTGCGAGAGTACTTCGACCCGATTATGTGGGTTTGCATTTCTCAGGATTTCGATGTAACTGTGATAACAAGAAAGATTTTAGAATGTGTAAGTAATGAGAATTTTGGCGACAAGAGTCTACATGCACTCCATGAGAATCTTAAACAAAAACTAACGTCGAATAAGTTTCTACTCATACTGGATGATGTTTGGAACGATGATAAAATGACGGAGTGGGAGAAATTGGTTGCTCCTTTGAAATTCGGACAGAGAGGAAGCAAGATCCTGTTGACAACTCGAATGGGTTCAGTTGCGAATATGGCGGCAAAAGTGATGAAATGCAAACGGCAATCATTAAATCTAAATGAGTTGGAGGAGAGCGACTATATGTCGCTTTTCAATAAGCATGCATTCCTTGGTGTGAACCCTGATTATTATAGAAACTTGCAACCGATTGGTGAACATATAGCGAAGAAACTTGGAGGATGCCCACTAGCAATAAAGGTCATGGGAGGAATGCTGAACTCCTACATGGACTATGAATATTGGAAGAAAATCTTGGAAGAAGACATCATGAAATTACAACAAGGAAAGGACGGCATCATGACAGTTTTGAGATTAAGCTACGATCACTTACCCACAAACTTACAACTCTGCTTTAGATATTGTAGTTTATTTCCACAGGATCATATGTTTAAGAGGAACAAGTTGGTCAATATGTGGCTTGGTTCAGGTCTGATTCCGCAATCTATTTGTGGCAGGCAAAGGCCAGAGGATATCGGAAATGAGTATTTAAATCTTCTGACAAAAAAATCATTCTTTACTTGCAAAACCAGTGATAATGGGTTAAAAATTACTAAAGAGTATTTTATGCACGATCTACTGCATGACCTAACACAATCTGTTTCTCTAGGAGAATGCATCAGAGTAGGAGGTGATGTTGCAGGAATTACTATTCCACGGACAGTTCGACATTTATCTGTTGAAACAGTCAATCTTCTTTCTATCAGAGAGATCTCCAATCTTAAGAACGTGCGCACTCTAGTCATTTCTGTTAGGGAGGATAATAAGCATAATGCAGATCATGCACTTGAATTTTTCGAGGTTATAAAAGGGTTTAAAAAGTTACGCTTATTGATCTTAGATGTGAAGTTTGACCCTCATAAACTgcccgatgcacttagtagctTGATACACCTccgctacctatctctttcacTATGGAAAATTATGAGTGGAAGTATTGTATATGATGGCTTGACCAACTTGGTCAATTTGCGTTCATTAGATGTTTCCGATGATGTGATACAAAATATTCCTTATATTAGCAAATTACCCTTCATCgacaaattacaaaattttattgttcGAGAGGAGAGTGGTTACAAAATTGGTGAACTAAAGAACCTAAGAGACCTTTGCCATCTATGTATTAGAGGACTTGAAAATGTAAGGACTTCTGAAGAAGCCATTGAGGCCAAGTTGAATGAGAAAGAATATCTCAAATCACTATCATTAGAATGGTCCGCAGACCACTCCAATAGTGCAGAGGCAGATGAGCAGCTCCTCAATAACCTCTGCCCACATATCAATCTCAAGAAAATGCGCATCAAACAATACCAAGGTGCTAAATCTCCATGTTGGATGACAAATTTGTCTCTTGTCAACTTAACATCCATCGAACTGATTGATTGTAAAGGATGGGAGCACCTCCCGCCTCTCGGGCAGTTTTCTTTGCTCCAATATCTTCGCTTGTCAAGACTGCATGCAATAAAGCAAATAGATTGTTCATTCATCAAAAGCATCATCAAAAGCAGCAGTGGATATGCCTTTCCATCGTTGAAGGAGTTGCTGTTATGGGACATGCCTAACTTGGAGGAGTGGATTGGAGTAGATGATGCGTGCATGTTTCCTCAACTTCATTATATGGATATAACTAACTGCCCTAATTTGAGGGAAATTCCTACTCTGCCTTATAGTCTAAGACGATTGCAAATTTCAAATGTCGGCTTGACCGCTCTTCCAACAATAAATCAGGATTACGCAAACAACAAT CAGCAAGAACATTTTCAGGCTCTTGAAAAGTTAGTCATCAAACAATGTGAGAAGCTCGAATATGTTCCACCAGAGTTTTTTGGGAAATTCAAAGCCATAAAATTATTGCATATAGTAAATTGCCCGAAGTTGACAAAACGTGGGATCTCAGACATCCAACTGCCCTCTATACTCAATCATCTCACTATTGGGTCATGTGGCGACCTTGAGGCGCCACTGCTGTGGTCAGCAGATTTAACCTCTCTTACTAAGTTGAAATTAGTCAATTGCGCAAGCATAACATCCCTTCCCCCAGCACAAGTGTGTGCACGGTGGACGATGCTTTCCTCTTTAGTGATAAAGAACTGCAAAGAACTGTCATCATTTGGTGGAATACCAGCTCTCGTATCCCTCCGTTCTTTAGAAATTAGAGGGTGTGACAAGCTAATTGACGTTGCCCTGCTGCTGCAGCCTCCGTTCCCAAACGATGTCGGCCAAAAACGGAATGCAGTAGTGGACTGCTTTTTGAAGAATGGTAGACTATCAATTGACCACCATGCGCTCCTGCTCATGGAGCCATTAAGAAGTCTCTCTTCCATCAGCCATTTCACTTTCTCTAATGCTTCACAACTCACCAGCTTACCTGAGGAATGGCTACTACAAAATCACGCTGCCCTCAAATTTTTACGAATATGGAATGCAAGCTCCCTTCAGTCCCTCCCCCAGAGCATGACAAAACTGTGCTCCCTCGAGTGTTTAGAAGTACTGAATGCTAATCTCATCCAGTCTCTTCCAGGTCTGCCTACTTCACTGCGTACTCTACTCATTTATGGGTGTCACCCTGTGTTGGAGGAGCGATGCCATGAGAATATAGGCCTTGATTGGCCCAAGATTGCCCACATCCCTTGCAAGATAATTAAATAG